The Clarias gariepinus isolate MV-2021 ecotype Netherlands chromosome 7, CGAR_prim_01v2, whole genome shotgun sequence genome includes a window with the following:
- the LOC128527646 gene encoding C-C chemokine receptor type 5-like, translating into MLLLAPIQIVVLILALPANTLLLWLLVKNRKALSPSEVLGLNFALLGVLYCLSLPLGIGITTANARSGLLLSISNAFANLSYFGCPLLLTSMCLERYVAVAHPVLFIKLGKWEYRAACSAIIWFLTCIMSGFIFVYTLPNMALLLSIIINVMFFIMVSCLFGIMCVLCKKGPGEGDQNNSVVKKRALKYVVAILVPSAIIYLPMLALAPFILIIKILADKSTNYLLCIFLVMFTALPNFGVCIGPLFYMARLKQVFCHRSRKSGDTRETTTAQRT; encoded by the coding sequence ATGCTTTTACTGGCACCTATCCAGATAGTTGTGCTTATACTTGCTCTCCCAGCAAACACATTACTGCTGTGGCTGTTGGTAAAGAACAGAAAGGCTCTGTCACCCTCTGAGGTTTTAGGTCTCAACTTTGCCCTGCTCGGTGTGCTATATTGCCTCAGTCTGCCACTGGGGATCGGTATTACGACTGCTAACGCCCGCTCAGGACTTCTCCTAAGCATTTCAAATGCCTTCGCCAACCTCAGTTACTTCGGCTGCCCACTCCTGTTGACCAGTATGTGCTTGGAACGTTATGTGGCTGTGGCACACCCTGTGCTCTTCATAAAGCTGGGGAAGTGGGAGTATCGTGCTGCATGTTCTGCCATCATCTGGTTTCTCACGTGTATTATGTCAGGATTCATATTTGTCTACACCCTGCCTAACATGGCTCTGCTGCTGTCCATCATTATTAATGTCATGTTTTTTATCATGGTGAGCTGTCTGTTTGGAATTATGTGCGTATTGTGTAAAAAGGGACCAGGTGAAGGGGACCAAAATAATTCAGTTGTAAAGAAGCGAGCTCTGAAGTATGTTGTAGCAATATTGGTGCCCTCAGCCATAATCTATTTGCCAATGCTGGCTCTGGCCCCATTTATTCTAATAATCAAAATACTCGCTGATAAAAGCACAAATTACcttctatgtatttttttggtaaTGTTCACGGCTCTCCCGAATTTTGGAGTCTGCATTGGGCCCTTATTCTATATGGCCCGGCTGAAGCAAGTGTTCTGTCACAGAAGTAGGAAATCAGGAGACACAAGAGAGACAACTACAGCCCAGAGAACCTAA